The region CTACGAGGCACACGGGTTGGTACAACCGCAGCGCTCGGCGAACGGCTACCGCGTCTACGACGAGGCGGAGCTGCGGGTCGTGCGGGAGATCCGGGCGTTGCTCGACGTCGGCTTCGGCCTCGACGACGTCCGTCCGTTCGTCGCCTGCCTGCGAGCGGGCAACGCGTCCGGCGGCGTCTGCCCGGATTCCGTGCTGGTGCTGCGGCGCAAGCTCGCCGAGGTCGACGACTACCTCGATCGGCTCGGAGCGGTCCGTCAGCAGTTGCACACCCAGCTCACCCACGCCATCGCGCACCGGGAGGAAGCATGCCCCAAGAGACGAGCGTCAGCTCCCTGATCACCGTCACCGACGACACGTTCGCCGAGGTGGTGCTGGCCAGCGACCGGCCCGTCGTGGTCGACTTCTGGGCGGAGTGGTGCCCGCCGTGCAAGATGATCGAGAATAGCCTCGTCGAGCTGGCACAGGAGTTCCGCGACCGGATGGTCATCGCCAAGCTCAACTCCGACGACAACCCGTCGGCCACGCGGCGTTACAAGGTCATGTCGCTGCCGACGCTGCTGGTGTTCCGTGGGGGCGAGGTCGTCGGTTCGGTCGTCGGGTCCAGGCCGAAACTCCACCTGCGGCAGAGCCTGACCATGCACGCCGGCCTGTGACCGTGGACGGCGGCGTCGTGGTCGACGGGTGAACCGACCCCTGCCGCCACTGGACATCGACGGCTACGCCCAGCGACGACCTGTGGCATGGATCGACGACCTCCATCCCCGTCTCGGGTTGGCGAGCCAGCCCAGGCGGCCTCAGGACTCCCGCCGCGCTGGGCGATCCGGAGGGCCACTGTCAACCCCGGCTGCGTCCTGGTGTCCCTACTGCTTCCGGCGGGCCGCCTCGGTGAGGCCCTGGAGCTGGCCGTCGGTGACGAGCGCTCCCGGCTGCTTCAAGAAGTGCCGCTGCCCCGCCCCTTGTCTGAGAAAATCAGTCACCCTGCTTGAGGAAGTCATTCACCGCTCGACGGAAGTCGTGTGGTCTCTCGACCCACGGCAGGTGGCCGGCTCCGGCGAGGTTCACCCGTCGGCTGTCGGCCAACGCGCCGTGCAGCGAGTCGACGGCCCAGCCGGGGCGGATGTCCTCGGTACCGCAGATGATCAGCACGGGCAGGTCCAGCGCCCGGCACTGCCCGGCCAGGTCGGAATTGCCGAGCTCCCGCTTGACCTCCGCGTTGAGGGCCTGGTTGCACTCGTGGTTGATGCCCAGCCATGGCGTGGCCATCCTCTCCGCGTGCTCCAGTGCGGCGCCCTGCTCGGCGAAGTCGGCCGACCACTGCAGTATGGCCCGCTCACGGTCTTCGTCAGGGGTGCGGGCGCGGGCGCTGAGAGCCTCCCACCGGTCCAGCCGAGGCCCGAGCCGCAGCCTCAGGTTCCGCTTGTAGTGCCGGTGCCAGCCGCGATCAGTGTCGATGCCGGTCCCGGAGACGTAGATCAGATGGCTGACCCGCTCGGGGTGCTCGATGGCGTACCGCAACGCGAGGTGTGCACCCCACGAGTGGCCCAACAAAGCCGTTCGCGCTCCAGCCACCTGCTCTCGTACCGCATCGAGGTCGGCCATGAAGCGGCCGACGCGGTACGGTCCGCGCCGCTGCGAGCGTCCGCAGCCGCGCTGGTCCCAGCGAATCGTACGGGCGTGCCCGTCGAGCAGCCGGGCCACCGGGCCGAGATAGTCCCACAGGCCCGGACCGCCGTGACAGAGCACCAGCGGTGGCCCCACGCCGGCCTGTTCGACCCACAGGCGGCAGCCGTCGTCCCCGTGCACGTCCATCGCCAACAGTATGGCCGTCCGGGTGTGGCCCGCTTGTTCCAGCGCAGCGGTCGGGTCGGTTGGTGGTTCGCTCGCGCCCCGGCCCGGCGCGGTGACTTGACCTAAAGCTCGGGTGAGGTCCTAGCCTTCGACATCGGAGGTAGTGCATGAGCATGGAAGTTACCGCGTGGATGTCCCTGCACCACGCGATGAACGCACAGGACGAGCGCCCGCTGTCCCGCGCCACGTTGACGCGCATCGCGCGGTTCGCGCGACCGCATCGCTCGCTGATCGTCAGGTTCCTGTTGTTGAGCGTGGTGACGGCCGTCCTCACGGTCGCGGCACCGGTTCTCGCCGGGCGAGTGGTCGACGCGATCGTGGACGGCGCCGACAGCGGCGTCGTGATCCGGCTGGCGGTGCTGATCGCCCTGATCGCCCTCGCCGAGGCCGGCCTGGGTCTGGTGACGCGGTTCCTGTCCGCGAGCATCGGTGAGGGGCTGATCGTCCAGCTCCGGACGGCGGTCTTCGACCACGTCCAGCGCATGCCGGTCGCGTTCTTCACCCGGACCCGCACGGGCGCGCTGGTCAGCCGGTTGAACAACGACGTGATCGGCGCGCAGCGGGCGTTCAGTGACACGCTGTCGGGTGTGGTCGGCAACACCGTCACGCTGATCCTGACGTTGGCCGTGATGCTCACCTTCTCGTGGCAGATCACGCTGCTGGCGCTCGTCCTGCTGCCCATCTTCGTGCTGCCGGCCCGGCGGATGGGGTCGACGCTCGCCCGGTTGCAGCGGGAGGCGGCCGAGCACAACGCCGCCATGAGCACCCGGATGACGGAACGCTTCTCCGCACCCGGTGCCACACTGGTCAAGCTGTACGGGCGGCCGGCCGAGGAGTCGTCCGAGTTCGCGGCACGGGCGCGACGGGTCCGCGACATCGGCATCCGTACCGCAATGCTCCAGTGGGTCTTCATCACCGCGCTCACCGTCGTCGGGTCGCTGGCACTGGCCCTGGTCTACGGCCTGGGCGGCCTCTACGCCCTCCGGGGCAGCCTCGACGCCGGGACCGTGGTCGCCCTCGCGCTGCTGCTGTCGCGCCTGTACGCGCCGTTGACGTCGCTGGCCAGCGCCCGGGTCGAGGTGATGAGCGCGCTGGTGAGCTTCGAGCGGGTGTTCGAGGTCCTCGACCTCAAGCCGCTGATTCTCGACAGGACCGACGCCCGTCCGTTGCCCGACGGGCCGGTCGCCGTGGAGTTCGACGGCGTACGGTTCGGCTACCCCTCGGCGGACAAGGTGTCGCTCGCGTCCCTGGAGGACGTGGCGAAGCTCGACACGCGCGGCGGCGAGGAGGTGCTGCACGGTGTGTCGTTCCGCGCCGAGGCGGGGCAGATGGTCGCGCTCGTCGGTTCCTCCGGGGCGGGCAAGTCGACG is a window of Micromonospora sp. WMMD961 DNA encoding:
- a CDS encoding MerR family transcriptional regulator: MLIGELAERAGTSTRTLRYYEAHGLVQPQRSANGYRVYDEAELRVVREIRALLDVGFGLDDVRPFVACLRAGNASGGVCPDSVLVLRRKLAEVDDYLDRLGAVRQQLHTQLTHAIAHREEACPKRRASAP
- the trxA gene encoding thioredoxin, coding for MPQETSVSSLITVTDDTFAEVVLASDRPVVVDFWAEWCPPCKMIENSLVELAQEFRDRMVIAKLNSDDNPSATRRYKVMSLPTLLVFRGGEVVGSVVGSRPKLHLRQSLTMHAGL
- a CDS encoding alpha/beta hydrolase, whose translation is MDVHGDDGCRLWVEQAGVGPPLVLCHGGPGLWDYLGPVARLLDGHARTIRWDQRGCGRSQRRGPYRVGRFMADLDAVREQVAGARTALLGHSWGAHLALRYAIEHPERVSHLIYVSGTGIDTDRGWHRHYKRNLRLRLGPRLDRWEALSARARTPDEDRERAILQWSADFAEQGAALEHAERMATPWLGINHECNQALNAEVKRELGNSDLAGQCRALDLPVLIICGTEDIRPGWAVDSLHGALADSRRVNLAGAGHLPWVERPHDFRRAVNDFLKQGD
- a CDS encoding ABC transporter ATP-binding protein, whose amino-acid sequence is MSMEVTAWMSLHHAMNAQDERPLSRATLTRIARFARPHRSLIVRFLLLSVVTAVLTVAAPVLAGRVVDAIVDGADSGVVIRLAVLIALIALAEAGLGLVTRFLSASIGEGLIVQLRTAVFDHVQRMPVAFFTRTRTGALVSRLNNDVIGAQRAFSDTLSGVVGNTVTLILTLAVMLTFSWQITLLALVLLPIFVLPARRMGSTLARLQREAAEHNAAMSTRMTERFSAPGATLVKLYGRPAEESSEFAARARRVRDIGIRTAMLQWVFITALTVVGSLALALVYGLGGLYALRGSLDAGTVVALALLLSRLYAPLTSLASARVEVMSALVSFERVFEVLDLKPLILDRTDARPLPDGPVAVEFDGVRFGYPSADKVSLASLEDVAKLDTRGGEEVLHGVSFRAEAGQMVALVGSSGAGKSTIAQLVPRLYDVDDGVVKLADVDVRDLSAESIRAALGVVTQDGHLFHESIRANLAFARPDATEDEMWDVLRRARLDDLIRSLPDGLDTVVGERGYRLSGGERQRLTIARLLLARPRVVILDEATAHLDSTSEAAVQDALAEALTGRTSVVIAHRLSTIRAADQILVVEDGRIVERGRHSDLLAAGGRYQELYRTQFAENQPAVQEQRIAV